A genomic window from Micromonospora sp. WMMA1947 includes:
- a CDS encoding DNA-directed RNA polymerase subunit beta, translating into MAASRPAKTSRTSSAFAPRRVSFGRITEHLEVPNLLAIQNESFDWLVGNEAWQGRSADDPHARSGLAEILDEISPIEDFSGTMSLSFSAPRFDEVKASIEECKEKDLTYCAPLFVTAEFTNNTTGEIKSQTVFMGDFPMMTPKGTFIINGTERVVVSQLVRSPGVYFDKQPDKTSDRDLSSVKVIPSRGAWLEFDIDKRDTVGVRIDRKRRQAVTVLLKAIGWSAERIREKFGWSELMMTTLEKDHIAGQDEALLDIYRKLRPGEPPTRENAQTLLDNLFFNPKRYDVAKVGRYKFNKKLELDVPITTGTLTEDDIVATVEYLCRLHAGEEGYEADDIDHFGNRRLRTVGELIQNQVRVGLSRMERVVRERMTTQDVEAITPQTLINIRPVVAAIKEFFGTSQLSQFMDQTNPLAGLTHRRRLSALGPGGLSRERAGFEVRDVHPSHYGRMCPIETPEGPNIGLIGALSTFARVNPFGFIETPYRKVIDGRVTDQIDYLTADEEDRFVKAQANAPLKSDGTFAEDRVLVRRKGGETEDVPPGAVDYMDVSPRQMTSVATAMIPFLEHDDANRALMGANMQRQAVPLVKAEAPLVGTGMEYRAAVDAGDVVVAEVGGVVEDLCADYITVHQDDGHRRTYLLHKFRRSNAGSCVNQKPVVFEGDRVEAGQVIADGPCTDEGEMALGRNLLVAFMCWEGHNYEDAIILSQRLVQQDVLTSIHIEEHEVDARDTKLGPEEITRDIPNVSEEMLADLDERGIIRIGAEVVPGDILVGKVTPKGETELTPEERLLRAIFGEKAREVRDTSLKVPHGETGTVIGVRTFSREDGDELPPGVNELVRVYVAQKRKIQDGDKLAGRHGNKGVISKILPIEDMPFLEDGTPVDIVLNPLGVPSRMNIGQVLETHLGWVAKTGWSVDGDDEEWKRQLRSIEAHESEPDTNVATPVFDGAREEEISGLLASTLPNRDGKQLIGRTGKAQLFDGRSGEPLPDPIAVGYVYILKLNHLVDDKIHARSTGPYSMITQQPLGGKAQFGGQRFGEMECWAMQAYGAAYALQELLTIKSDDVLGRVKVYEAIVKGENIPEPGIPESFKVLLKELQSLCLNVEVLSSDGVALEMRETDDEVFRAAEELGIDLSRREPSSVEEV; encoded by the coding sequence TTGGCAGCTTCCCGCCCTGCGAAGACCAGTCGTACGTCGAGCGCATTCGCGCCCCGCCGAGTTTCTTTCGGTCGGATCACCGAACACCTCGAGGTCCCCAACCTCCTCGCCATCCAGAACGAGTCCTTCGACTGGCTCGTCGGCAACGAGGCTTGGCAGGGCCGGTCGGCGGACGACCCGCACGCACGCTCGGGTCTCGCGGAGATCCTCGACGAGATCAGTCCCATTGAGGACTTCTCCGGCACCATGTCGCTCTCCTTCTCGGCTCCGCGCTTCGACGAGGTCAAGGCCTCGATCGAGGAGTGCAAGGAGAAGGACCTGACCTACTGCGCGCCGCTGTTCGTGACCGCGGAGTTCACCAACAACACCACTGGCGAGATCAAGAGCCAGACGGTGTTCATGGGTGACTTCCCGATGATGACGCCGAAGGGCACCTTCATCATCAACGGCACCGAGCGCGTCGTGGTCAGCCAGCTCGTCCGCTCGCCGGGCGTGTACTTCGACAAGCAGCCGGACAAGACCTCCGACCGCGACCTCTCCAGCGTCAAGGTCATCCCGAGCCGGGGTGCCTGGCTGGAGTTCGACATCGACAAGCGCGACACGGTCGGCGTTCGCATCGACCGCAAGCGCCGCCAGGCCGTCACCGTCCTGCTCAAGGCCATCGGGTGGTCCGCCGAGCGCATCCGTGAGAAGTTCGGCTGGTCCGAGCTCATGATGACCACGCTCGAGAAGGACCACATCGCCGGCCAGGACGAGGCCCTGCTCGACATCTACCGGAAGCTCCGCCCTGGCGAGCCGCCGACCCGTGAGAACGCCCAGACCCTGCTCGACAACCTCTTCTTCAACCCGAAGCGGTACGACGTCGCCAAGGTCGGGCGCTACAAGTTCAACAAGAAGCTCGAGCTGGACGTGCCGATCACCACCGGCACGCTCACCGAGGACGACATCGTCGCCACCGTGGAGTACCTCTGCCGGCTGCACGCCGGTGAGGAGGGCTACGAGGCCGACGACATCGACCACTTCGGCAACCGTCGCCTGCGTACCGTGGGCGAGCTGATCCAGAACCAGGTCCGGGTGGGTCTCTCCCGGATGGAGCGGGTCGTCCGCGAGCGGATGACCACCCAGGACGTCGAGGCGATCACGCCGCAGACCCTGATCAACATCCGCCCGGTGGTGGCGGCGATCAAGGAGTTCTTCGGTACGTCGCAGCTGTCCCAGTTCATGGACCAGACCAACCCGCTGGCGGGTCTGACCCACCGGCGCCGGCTGAGCGCGCTCGGCCCGGGTGGTCTGTCCCGTGAGCGGGCCGGCTTCGAGGTCCGGGACGTGCACCCGTCCCACTACGGCCGGATGTGCCCGATCGAGACGCCGGAAGGCCCGAACATCGGCCTGATCGGCGCGCTGTCCACGTTCGCCCGGGTCAACCCGTTCGGCTTCATCGAGACGCCGTACCGGAAGGTCATCGACGGCCGGGTCACCGACCAGATCGACTACCTGACCGCGGACGAGGAGGACCGGTTCGTCAAGGCGCAGGCCAACGCCCCGCTGAAGTCGGACGGCACCTTCGCCGAGGACCGCGTCCTGGTCCGCCGTAAGGGCGGCGAGACCGAGGACGTCCCGCCGGGCGCCGTGGACTACATGGACGTGTCGCCGCGGCAGATGACCTCGGTCGCCACCGCGATGATCCCGTTCCTCGAGCACGACGACGCGAACCGCGCGCTCATGGGCGCGAACATGCAGCGTCAGGCGGTGCCGCTGGTCAAGGCCGAGGCCCCGCTGGTCGGTACGGGCATGGAGTACCGCGCCGCGGTGGACGCCGGTGACGTGGTCGTCGCCGAGGTCGGCGGTGTGGTCGAGGACCTGTGCGCGGACTACATCACCGTTCACCAGGACGACGGCCACCGCCGTACGTACCTGCTGCACAAGTTCCGCCGCTCCAACGCCGGCTCCTGCGTCAACCAGAAGCCGGTCGTCTTCGAGGGCGACCGTGTCGAGGCCGGCCAGGTCATCGCCGACGGTCCGTGCACCGACGAGGGCGAGATGGCGCTCGGGCGCAACCTGCTCGTGGCGTTCATGTGCTGGGAGGGCCACAACTACGAGGACGCGATCATCCTGTCGCAGCGCCTCGTGCAGCAGGACGTGCTCACCTCGATCCACATCGAGGAGCACGAGGTCGACGCCCGGGACACCAAGCTGGGCCCGGAGGAGATCACCCGCGACATCCCGAACGTCAGCGAGGAGATGCTCGCCGACCTCGACGAGCGCGGCATCATCCGGATCGGCGCCGAGGTCGTCCCCGGCGACATCCTGGTCGGCAAGGTCACGCCGAAGGGCGAGACCGAGCTGACCCCCGAGGAGCGGCTGCTCCGCGCGATCTTCGGTGAGAAGGCGCGCGAGGTTCGTGACACCTCGCTGAAGGTGCCGCACGGCGAGACCGGCACGGTCATCGGTGTGCGTACCTTCTCCCGCGAGGACGGCGACGAGCTGCCCCCGGGCGTCAACGAGCTGGTGCGGGTCTACGTGGCCCAGAAGCGCAAGATCCAGGACGGTGACAAGCTCGCGGGCCGCCACGGCAACAAGGGCGTCATCTCCAAGATCCTGCCGATCGAGGACATGCCGTTCCTGGAGGACGGCACCCCGGTCGACATCGTGCTGAACCCGCTCGGTGTGCCGTCCCGGATGAACATCGGCCAGGTCCTGGAGACCCACCTCGGGTGGGTGGCCAAGACCGGCTGGAGCGTGGACGGCGACGACGAGGAGTGGAAGCGTCAGCTCCGTTCGATCGAGGCGCACGAGTCCGAGCCGGACACCAACGTGGCCACTCCGGTCTTCGACGGTGCCCGCGAGGAGGAGATCTCCGGTCTGCTCGCGTCGACCCTGCCCAACCGGGACGGCAAGCAGCTGATCGGTCGCACGGGTAAGGCGCAGCTGTTCGACGGTCGCTCCGGCGAGCCGCTGCCGGACCCGATCGCGGTCGGCTACGTCTACATCCTGAAGCTCAACCACCTGGTCGACGACAAGATCCACGCCCGGTCGACCGGCCCGTACTCGATGATCACGCAGCAGCCGCTGGGTGGTAAGGCGCAGTTCGGTGGCCAGCGCTTCGGTGAGATGGAGTGCTGGGCCATGCAGGCGTACGGCGCCGCCTACGCCCTGCAGGAGCTGCTGACCATCAAGTCCGACGACGTCCTGGGCCGGGTCAAGGTCTACGAGGCGATCGTCAAGGGCGAGAACATCCCCGAGCCGGGCATCCCGGAGTCGTTCAAGGTGCTGCTCAAGGAGCTGCAGTCGCTGTGCCTCAACGTCGAGGTGCTCTCCAGCGACGGTGTGGCCCTGGAGATGCGCGAGACCGACGACGAGGTGTTCCGGGCGGCGGAGGAGCTGGGCATCGACCTGTCCCGGCGCGAGCCGAGCTCGGTCGAAGAGGTCTGA
- the rplJ gene encoding 50S ribosomal protein L10, with protein sequence MADKPIRADKATAVAELTESFRNAGATVLTEYRGLTVSQLTQLRRSLGKETSYTVAKNTLAKRAASDAGISGLDELFSGPTALTFVSGDVVEAAKGLRDFAKANPKLVIKGGVFEGKAISAAEVTKLADLESREVLLAKLAGAMKGNLSKAAALFQAPLSKAARAAAALADKKREQEGAEAA encoded by the coding sequence ATGGCGGACAAGCCGATCCGGGCCGACAAGGCCACGGCCGTCGCCGAGCTGACCGAGAGCTTCCGCAACGCGGGAGCGACCGTGCTGACCGAGTACCGCGGGCTCACGGTTTCCCAGCTCACCCAGCTGCGGCGCTCGCTCGGCAAGGAGACCAGCTACACGGTCGCGAAGAACACGCTTGCCAAGCGTGCCGCGTCCGATGCGGGCATCTCCGGCCTCGACGAGCTGTTCTCCGGTCCTACCGCGCTGACTTTCGTTTCGGGCGACGTCGTCGAGGCGGCGAAGGGGCTTCGCGACTTCGCGAAGGCCAACCCGAAGCTCGTCATCAAGGGCGGTGTCTTCGAGGGCAAGGCCATTTCCGCGGCCGAGGTCACGAAGCTCGCCGACCTGGAGTCCCGTGAGGTGCTGCTGGCCAAGCTGGCCGGCGCCATGAAGGGCAACCTGAGCAAGGCCGCGGCCCTGTTCCAGGCTCCGCTCTCCAAGGCCGCCCGCGCGGCGGCCGCCCTGGCGGACAAGAAGCGCGAGCAGGAGGGCGCCGAGGCGGCCTGA
- a CDS encoding ATP-binding cassette domain-containing protein, with translation MRLDGVWLRYHRHGPWVLRQVDVAIGPGEAAVVLGRNGAGKSTLLQLAAGVLRPSRGRVADRPPVVGWVPERFPADQPFTVGAYLSGMGRVAGLSGPAADRAVRHWVERLGLTRFHDVRLPRLSKGTAQKVGLAQALLRPPGLLVLDEPWESLDATARESVPEIIGEVLADGGTVLVSDHRGETVRLPGARHLSVADGTVTEEASSGGAAVAVVELAVPAAALAATVARLRTDGHQILRVREHAVPPPATHPVPASAGPSSTGGPGGASAAGSPDRAGESGRPGPAPEVAR, from the coding sequence ATGCGGCTCGACGGCGTCTGGCTCCGCTACCACAGGCACGGCCCCTGGGTGCTGCGGCAGGTCGACGTCGCGATCGGCCCGGGTGAGGCGGCTGTGGTGCTCGGCCGCAACGGCGCCGGCAAGTCCACGTTGCTCCAGCTCGCCGCCGGGGTGCTGCGCCCGAGCCGGGGCCGGGTCGCCGACCGCCCGCCGGTCGTCGGCTGGGTGCCGGAGCGCTTCCCCGCCGACCAGCCGTTCACCGTCGGGGCCTACCTGTCCGGGATGGGCCGCGTCGCCGGCCTGTCCGGCCCCGCCGCCGACCGGGCGGTGCGCCACTGGGTGGAGCGACTGGGCCTGACCCGCTTCCACGACGTGCGCCTGCCGCGGCTGTCGAAGGGCACCGCGCAGAAGGTCGGCCTGGCGCAGGCGCTGCTGCGCCCGCCCGGCCTGCTGGTGCTCGACGAGCCCTGGGAGAGCCTGGACGCCACCGCCCGCGAGTCGGTCCCCGAGATCATCGGCGAGGTGCTCGCCGACGGCGGCACCGTGCTGGTCAGCGACCACCGGGGTGAGACGGTCCGGCTCCCGGGCGCCCGGCACCTGTCGGTCGCCGACGGCACGGTGACCGAGGAGGCGTCGTCGGGCGGCGCGGCCGTCGCCGTGGTCGAGCTGGCGGTGCCGGCCGCCGCGCTGGCCGCCACCGTCGCCCGCCTGCGCACCGACGGCCACCAGATCCTTCGGGTACGCGAACACGCCGTCCCGCCTCCGGCCACGCACCCGGTGCCGGCCTCCGCCGGCCCGTCGAGCACCGGCGGGCCGGGCGGCGCGTCCGCCGCTGGTTCCCCGGACCGGGCCGGGGAGTCCGGCCGACCCGGGCCGGCGCCGGAGGTGGCCCGGTGA
- a CDS encoding DNA-directed RNA polymerase subunit beta', which translates to MLDVNFFDELRIGLATADDIRQWSHGEVKKPETINYRTLKPEKDGLFCEKIFGPQRDWECYCGKYKRVRFKGIICERCGVEVTRSKVRRERMGHIELAAPVTHIWYFKGVPSRLGYLLDLAPKDLEKIIYFASYVVTSVDAEARHRDLSTIENEILAEKRQAENSRDSEIEKRAAKLEADLAELEAEGAKADVRRKVKEGGEREMRQIRDRAQREIDRLDEVLDTFRKLEPKQLVTDELLYRELRDRFGEYFTGSMGAEAIKALVQNMDLEAEAENLRETIRSGKGQRKIRALKRLKVVAAFQNTRNSPLGMVLDCVPVIPPDLRPMVQLDGGRFATSDLNDLYRRVINRNNRLKRLIDLGAPEIIVNNEKRMLQEAVDALFDNGRRGRPVTGPGNRPLKSLSDMLKGKQGRFRQNLLGKRVDYSGRSVIVVGPKLKLHQCGLPKQMALELFKPFVMKRLVDLNHAQNIKSAKRMVERQRPVVWDVLEEVIGEHPVLLNRAPTLHRLGIQAFEPQLVEGKAIQIHPLVCTAFNADFDGDQMAVHVPLSAEAQAEARILMLSSNNILKPADGKPVTMPTQDMVIGLYHLTHLTPGGKGEGRVFSSDAEARMAYDNGELHLQAPVRIRLRDVVGVDNGAGAEPWTPAEGWTEGEPVTVETTLGRVLFNETLPPGYRFVNYEIRKGQLSAIVNDLAERFPKVALAATLDGLKEAGFHWATWSGVTIGMEDVIAPPRKREILERYEKEADRIDKQYQRGLMTAEERRGELIEIWTKATNEVAKEMDTALPQENPLWKMINSGARGNLLQLRQIAAIRGLVANPKGEIIPRPIKASYREGLSVLEYFISTHGARKGLADTALRTADSGYLTRRLVDVSQDVIIREEDCGTDRAIPMQIGERIDGKLVVHEHAETSVHARTLADDIKGPDGTVVAHRGQDVNSILVDAIVAAGTETVRVRSVLTCESKLGVCGACYGRSLPTGKTVDVGEAVGIIAAQSIGEPGTQLTMRTFHTGGVAGEDITQGLPRVQEIFEARVPKGKAPIADTPGRIRIEDGERSRKIVVIPDDGSDEIVYDKISKRVRLRAHDGDHVEVGEKLTEGTIDPHELLRILGPRAVQVHLTQEVQEVYRSQGVLIHDKHIEIIIRQMLKRVTVIDSGSTEFLPGVLVDRALFESENRRLVGEGGEPAAGRPVLMGITKASLATDSWLSAASFQETTRVLTDAAIHARSDSLIGLKENVIIGKLIPAGTGISKYRNVRVEPTEEAKAKVYSMTGYPETDYGFGPASGQAVPLDDFDFGSYR; encoded by the coding sequence GTGCTCGACGTCAACTTCTTCGACGAGCTGCGCATCGGCCTCGCCACCGCTGACGACATCCGTCAGTGGTCCCACGGCGAGGTCAAGAAGCCCGAGACCATCAACTACCGCACCCTCAAGCCGGAGAAGGACGGGCTCTTCTGCGAGAAGATCTTCGGTCCGCAGCGGGACTGGGAGTGCTACTGCGGTAAGTACAAGCGGGTCCGCTTCAAGGGCATCATCTGCGAGCGCTGCGGCGTCGAGGTGACCCGCTCCAAGGTTCGCCGGGAGCGGATGGGTCACATCGAGCTGGCCGCTCCGGTGACCCACATCTGGTACTTCAAGGGCGTGCCGAGCCGGCTGGGCTACCTGCTGGACCTCGCCCCGAAGGACCTCGAGAAGATCATCTACTTCGCCTCGTACGTCGTGACGAGCGTGGACGCCGAAGCGCGTCACCGCGACCTCTCGACCATCGAGAACGAGATCCTGGCCGAGAAGCGGCAGGCCGAGAACAGCCGCGACTCGGAGATCGAGAAGCGGGCCGCCAAGCTGGAGGCCGACCTGGCCGAGCTGGAGGCCGAGGGCGCGAAGGCGGACGTCCGGCGCAAGGTCAAGGAGGGCGGAGAGCGCGAGATGCGCCAGATCCGCGACCGGGCCCAGCGCGAGATCGACCGCCTCGACGAGGTCCTCGACACCTTCCGCAAGCTGGAGCCGAAGCAGTTGGTCACCGACGAGCTGCTCTACCGCGAGCTGCGCGACCGCTTCGGTGAGTACTTCACCGGCAGCATGGGCGCCGAGGCGATCAAGGCCCTGGTCCAGAACATGGACCTGGAGGCCGAGGCCGAGAACCTCCGCGAGACCATCCGCTCCGGCAAGGGCCAGCGGAAGATCCGGGCGCTCAAGCGGCTCAAGGTCGTCGCGGCGTTCCAGAACACCCGCAACTCGCCGCTCGGCATGGTGCTGGACTGCGTCCCGGTCATCCCGCCGGACCTGCGCCCGATGGTGCAGCTCGACGGTGGCCGCTTCGCGACCTCCGACCTGAACGACCTGTACCGGCGTGTGATCAACCGGAACAACCGCCTCAAGCGGCTGATCGACCTCGGCGCGCCCGAGATCATCGTCAACAACGAGAAGCGGATGCTCCAGGAGGCCGTCGACGCGCTGTTCGACAACGGCCGTCGCGGTCGTCCGGTCACCGGCCCGGGTAACCGGCCGCTGAAGTCGCTGTCCGACATGCTCAAGGGCAAGCAGGGCCGGTTCCGCCAGAACCTGCTGGGCAAGCGCGTCGACTACTCCGGCCGTTCGGTCATCGTGGTCGGCCCGAAGCTCAAGCTGCACCAGTGCGGCCTGCCCAAGCAGATGGCGCTGGAGCTGTTCAAGCCGTTCGTGATGAAGCGGCTGGTCGACCTCAACCACGCGCAGAACATCAAGTCCGCCAAGCGGATGGTCGAGCGGCAGCGGCCGGTCGTGTGGGACGTGCTGGAAGAGGTCATCGGCGAGCACCCGGTTCTGCTGAACCGCGCGCCGACCCTGCACCGTCTGGGCATCCAGGCCTTCGAGCCGCAGCTGGTCGAGGGCAAGGCCATCCAGATCCACCCGCTGGTCTGCACCGCGTTCAACGCCGACTTCGACGGTGACCAGATGGCGGTCCACGTGCCGCTGTCCGCCGAGGCCCAGGCCGAGGCGCGGATCCTGATGCTGTCGTCGAACAACATCCTCAAGCCGGCCGACGGCAAGCCGGTCACCATGCCCACCCAGGACATGGTCATCGGTCTCTACCACCTGACCCACCTCACTCCGGGCGGCAAGGGCGAGGGCCGGGTGTTCAGCTCGGACGCCGAGGCGCGGATGGCGTACGACAACGGCGAGCTGCACCTGCAGGCTCCGGTCCGGATCCGGCTGCGTGACGTGGTCGGTGTGGACAACGGCGCCGGCGCCGAGCCCTGGACCCCCGCCGAGGGCTGGACCGAGGGCGAGCCGGTGACGGTGGAGACCACGCTGGGCCGGGTCCTGTTCAACGAGACGCTGCCCCCGGGCTACCGCTTCGTGAACTACGAGATCCGCAAGGGCCAGCTCTCCGCGATCGTCAACGACCTCGCCGAGCGGTTCCCGAAGGTGGCCCTGGCGGCCACCCTGGACGGGCTCAAGGAGGCCGGCTTCCACTGGGCCACCTGGTCCGGCGTCACCATCGGCATGGAGGACGTCATCGCTCCGCCGCGCAAGCGGGAGATCCTGGAGCGGTACGAGAAGGAAGCCGACCGGATCGACAAGCAGTACCAGCGTGGTCTGATGACCGCCGAGGAGCGTCGCGGCGAGCTCATCGAGATCTGGACCAAGGCGACCAACGAGGTCGCCAAGGAGATGGACACCGCGCTGCCGCAGGAGAACCCGCTGTGGAAGATGATCAACTCGGGTGCCCGCGGTAACCTGCTCCAGCTCCGGCAGATCGCGGCGATCCGTGGTCTGGTGGCCAACCCGAAGGGCGAGATCATCCCGCGGCCGATCAAGGCCTCGTACCGGGAGGGTCTGTCCGTGCTGGAGTACTTCATCTCCACGCACGGTGCCCGCAAGGGTCTCGCGGACACCGCCCTGCGTACCGCCGACTCGGGTTACCTGACCCGGCGTCTGGTGGACGTCTCGCAGGACGTCATCATCCGCGAGGAGGACTGCGGCACCGACCGTGCCATCCCGATGCAGATCGGTGAGCGGATCGACGGCAAGCTGGTCGTGCACGAGCACGCCGAGACCAGCGTGCACGCCCGGACGCTGGCCGACGACATCAAGGGGCCGGACGGCACCGTGGTGGCCCACCGTGGCCAGGACGTCAACTCCATCCTGGTCGACGCGATCGTCGCCGCCGGCACCGAGACGGTGCGGGTGCGCAGCGTGCTCACCTGCGAGTCGAAGCTGGGCGTCTGCGGTGCGTGCTACGGCCGCTCGCTGCCGACCGGCAAGACCGTGGACGTCGGCGAGGCGGTCGGCATCATCGCCGCCCAGTCGATCGGTGAGCCGGGTACGCAGCTGACGATGCGTACCTTCCACACCGGTGGTGTCGCGGGTGAGGACATCACCCAGGGTCTGCCCCGTGTCCAGGAGATCTTCGAGGCCCGGGTGCCGAAGGGTAAGGCGCCCATCGCCGACACCCCGGGTCGCATCCGGATCGAGGACGGCGAGCGGTCCCGCAAGATCGTGGTCATCCCGGACGACGGCAGCGACGAGATCGTCTACGACAAGATCTCGAAGCGGGTCCGGCTCCGGGCGCACGACGGCGACCACGTCGAGGTCGGCGAGAAGCTCACCGAGGGCACCATCGACCCGCACGAGCTGCTGCGCATCCTCGGCCCGCGCGCGGTCCAGGTCCACCTGACCCAGGAGGTCCAGGAGGTCTACCGCTCGCAGGGTGTGCTCATCCACGACAAGCACATCGAGATCATCATCCGCCAGATGCTCAAGCGGGTGACGGTGATCGACTCCGGCTCGACCGAGTTCCTGCCGGGTGTGCTGGTCGACCGGGCGCTGTTCGAGTCGGAGAACCGCCGGCTCGTCGGCGAGGGTGGCGAGCCCGCCGCCGGTCGCCCGGTGCTGATGGGTATCACCAAGGCCTCGCTGGCCACTGACTCCTGGCTGTCGGCGGCCTCCTTCCAGGAGACCACCCGGGTGCTGACGGACGCGGCGATCCACGCCCGCAGCGACTCGCTGATCGGCCTCAAGGAGAACGTGATCATCGGTAAGCTCATCCCGGCCGGTACGGGCATCAGCAAGTACCGCAACGTCCGGGTCGAGCCGACCGAGGAGGCGAAGGCCAAGGTCTACTCGATGACCGGCTACCCGGAGACCGACTACGGCTTCGGGCCGGCCAGCGGCCAGGCGGTTCCGCTGGACGACTTCGACTTCGGGTCGTACCGCTAA
- the rplL gene encoding 50S ribosomal protein L7/L12 gives MAKLSTDELLDAFKEMTLIELSEFVKQFEETFEVTAAAPVAVAAGAPAAGGAAAPAEEEKDEFDVILEADGGKKIQVIKVVRELTGLGLKEAKDLVEAAPKAVLEKANKETAEKAKAKLEGEGAKVTMK, from the coding sequence ATGGCGAAGCTCAGCACCGACGAGCTGCTCGACGCGTTCAAGGAGATGACGCTGATCGAGCTCTCCGAGTTCGTGAAGCAGTTCGAGGAGACCTTCGAGGTCACCGCCGCCGCTCCGGTCGCCGTGGCCGCGGGTGCCCCGGCCGCCGGCGGTGCCGCCGCTCCGGCCGAGGAGGAGAAGGACGAGTTCGACGTCATCCTCGAGGCTGACGGTGGCAAGAAGATCCAGGTCATCAAGGTCGTGCGCGAGCTGACCGGCCTGGGCCTCAAGGAGGCCAAGGACCTGGTCGAGGCCGCGCCGAAGGCCGTCCTGGAGAAGGCCAACAAGGAGACCGCCGAGAAGGCCAAGGCCAAGCTCGAGGGTGAGGGCGCCAAGGTCACCATGAAGTGA
- the rpsL gene encoding 30S ribosomal protein S12 gives MPTIQQLVRKGRQAKTTKTKTPALKGSPQRRGVCTRVYTTTPKKPNSALRKVARVKLSSQIEVTAYIPGVGHNLQEHSIVLVRGGRVKDLPGVRYKIVRGSLDTQGVRNRKQARSRYGAKKEKS, from the coding sequence GTGCCCACCATTCAGCAGTTGGTCCGAAAGGGCCGTCAGGCCAAGACGACCAAGACCAAGACCCCGGCGCTCAAGGGGTCTCCCCAGCGGCGCGGCGTGTGCACCCGTGTGTACACCACCACCCCGAAGAAGCCGAACTCGGCGCTGCGCAAGGTCGCTCGTGTCAAGCTCAGCAGCCAGATCGAGGTGACCGCCTACATCCCGGGCGTCGGCCACAACCTGCAGGAGCACTCGATCGTGCTCGTCCGCGGCGGTCGTGTGAAGGACCTGCCGGGCGTGCGGTACAAGATCGTGCGCGGCTCGCTGGACACCCAGGGTGTCCGCAACCGCAAGCAGGCTCGCAGCCGTTACGGCGCGAAGAAGGAGAAGAGCTGA
- the rpsG gene encoding 30S ribosomal protein S7: protein MPRKGPAPRKPLVADPVYNSPLVTQLVNKILLRGKRQLAERIVYAALEGCREKSGTDPVVTLKRAMDNVKPTLEVRSRRVGGATYQVPVEVRPSRATTLGLRWLVTYSRARREKTMVERLMNELLDASNGLGAAVKRREDTHKMAESNKAFAHYRW, encoded by the coding sequence ATGCCGCGTAAGGGACCCGCTCCGCGGAAGCCGCTGGTCGCTGACCCGGTGTACAACTCGCCGCTGGTCACCCAGCTGGTGAACAAGATCCTGCTGCGCGGCAAGCGTCAGCTCGCCGAGCGCATCGTGTACGCCGCCCTGGAGGGCTGCCGCGAGAAGTCCGGCACCGACCCCGTCGTCACGCTCAAGCGCGCGATGGACAACGTCAAGCCGACCCTCGAGGTGCGCAGCCGCCGCGTCGGTGGCGCCACCTACCAGGTTCCGGTCGAGGTCCGGCCGTCCCGCGCGACCACCCTCGGTCTGCGCTGGCTGGTGACCTACTCCCGCGCCCGGCGCGAGAAGACCATGGTCGAGCGGCTGATGAACGAGCTGCTGGACGCGAGCAACGGCCTCGGTGCCGCCGTCAAGCGGCGCGAGGACACGCACAAGATGGCCGAGTCGAACAAGGCCTTCGCGCACTACCGCTGGTAA